The DNA sequence TTTTGCACTTTGTTAAGGTAATCATCTATTTTCTTTTTTTCAGCAGGCGTTGCTTTACTATTATCTCTTAATGTAATTAGGAGATTTCTCATATGCTTCATATCAGCTGCTCATGTTACGCACATGAACTTGTAGTTTGAATAAAAAGCATTAGAATTCCGTCCTTAATTTTAGGGAGGGAGTTAAATGGATATGCTTGATCTTTATAGTGATTATTTGATTTTCCAAAACAAATATGCGACAGCAACAGGGCTGTCTGATTTGGTTGATGGGGCATTTGCTCATGACAAAGTAACTCGATTTCTTCGTTTTGAGGATTTTGGCTCGAAATCACTGTGGCACTATGTAAAAAAGCCAGTTAGGAGGCAAGAAGAAGTTGGAGGGGTATTGATAGTTGATGATTCCATAGAAGAGAAACCTTATACCGATGAAAATGAAGTGAATTGCTGGCATTATTCTCATGCCAAAGGGACAGTGCTCAAGGGGATTAATATCCTATCGTGCATGATCCGCTATGATGATTTCAGTGTACCTATAGGATATGAGGTGATTAAAAAAGACATCACCTATTGTGATATTAAAACCAGACAAACGAGAAGAAAGTCATCCATAACCAAAAATCAATTATTTCAAAACCTGATTGCCCAAGCGATTACCAATAAAGTGATGTTTGATTATGTCCTTGCGGACAACTGGTTTGGCTCGAAGGCCAATATGGTTCACATCCATAAAGACCTTCAAAAATCGTTTATCATTGGGATTAAATCTAACCGCACGTTAGCTTTATCTGAAAACGATGCCAAAAACGGACGGTACCAACAAGTAAGAGCATTGGAACTTGAAGAGGATGTGGCCCACATAGTCTGGCTTAGAGGCCTAGACTTCCCCGTGAGGCTCCTGAAAAAAGTGTTCAAAAACGAAAACGGTTCAACAGGAATTCTCTATCTTGCTTCTAATGACATGCTTAGTAGCGCTGAACGTCTTTATGAAGTGTACCAGAAACGGTGGCGGATTGAAGAGTACCATAAATCAATTAAGCAAAATGCAAGCTTAACCAAGT is a window from the Caulobacter sp. X genome containing:
- a CDS encoding transposase; the protein is MDMLDLYSDYLIFQNKYATATGLSDLVDGAFAHDKVTRFLRFEDFGSKSLWHYVKKPVRRQEEVGGVLIVDDSIEEKPYTDENEVNCWHYSHAKGTVLKGINILSCMIRYDDFSVPIGYEVIKKDITYCDIKTRQTRRKSSITKNQLFQNLIAQAITNKVMFDYVLADNWFGSKANMVHIHKDLQKSFIIGIKSNRTLALSENDAKNGRYQQVRALELEEDVAHIVWLRGLDFPVRLLKKVFKNENGSTGILYLASNDMLSSAERLYEVYQKRWRIEEYHKSIKQNASLTKSPTRTVKTQCNHIYASIIAYCKLEMLKIKTHLNHFAIKYKLIVRANQIAWQELKKMAA